The following coding sequences are from one Halorubrum sp. BOL3-1 window:
- the cofC gene encoding 2-phospho-L-lactate guanylyltransferase, producing the protein MEVIVPFSTDRPKSRLSGVLSTDERRAFARAMLDDVLDAVAAAGGDPRVLATGPVDVDRPVTVDDRPLTDAVNAVLDARLGADGEDGAETVGSTDPVAVAMADLALATPAALDRLFAAGRDADVAVAPGRGGGTNAFVASHPEFRVDYHGASYLDHREVAAEIGADFAAVDSHRLGTDVDEPDDLAEVLIHGEGRAATWLRRAGFVLDASDGRVTVARE; encoded by the coding sequence ATGGAGGTCATCGTTCCATTCTCGACCGACCGCCCGAAGTCTCGACTCTCCGGGGTTCTCTCGACGGACGAGCGACGAGCGTTCGCGCGAGCGATGCTCGACGACGTGCTGGACGCCGTCGCCGCCGCCGGCGGTGACCCGCGGGTCCTCGCGACCGGCCCGGTCGACGTCGACCGCCCGGTAACCGTCGACGACCGCCCGCTGACTGACGCGGTGAACGCGGTGCTAGACGCGCGACTGGGGGCCGACGGCGAGGACGGCGCCGAGACCGTCGGCTCCACTGACCCGGTCGCCGTCGCGATGGCGGACCTCGCGCTCGCGACGCCGGCGGCGCTCGACCGCCTCTTCGCGGCCGGGCGCGACGCCGACGTCGCGGTCGCGCCGGGTCGCGGCGGCGGCACGAACGCGTTCGTCGCCTCCCACCCCGAGTTCCGGGTCGACTACCACGGCGCGTCGTACCTCGACCACCGCGAGGTCGCGGCCGAGATCGGCGCGGACTTCGCCGCGGTCGACTCCCACCGACTCGGCACCGACGTCGACGAGCCGGACGACCTCGCCGAGGTGTTGATCCACGGGGAGGGACGCGCGGCGACGTGGCTCCGCAGGGCCGGCTTCGTCCTCGACGCGTCGGACGGGCGCGTGACGGTCGCTCGCGAGTAA
- the cofG gene encoding 7,8-didemethyl-8-hydroxy-5-deazariboflavin synthase subunit CofG, which translates to MFAGTEEYGVDVAVDEREVERLLSVRPADVDTADRLTFARNVFIPLTTACRYTCTYCTYYDVPGEASLLSPEEVREQCRIGADAGCTEALFTFGDEPDDRYTAVHETLAEWGFDSIHEYLYRACEIALEEGLLPHSNPGDLTESQFAALREVNASMGVMLETTADVDAHSGGRRKTPGQRLNTIRAAGRQGVPFTTGILVGIGEGWRDRAESLLAIRALHERHGHVQEIIVQNVVPNERSDFPKPDLDTMRRVVAMARAALPPEVSVQVPPNLSPAAELVDCGIDDLGGVSPVTDDYINPAYEWPDLRGLEAVADAGGVPLRERLPTYARYLRDETRPPGVDPAPDPEGREAWTPAAVRERIAADDVHGRRLRAVARGDGPLAVQSD; encoded by the coding sequence GTGTTCGCCGGGACCGAGGAGTACGGGGTCGACGTCGCGGTCGACGAGCGGGAGGTCGAGCGACTGCTCTCGGTCCGCCCGGCCGACGTCGACACGGCCGATCGCCTCACGTTCGCGCGCAACGTCTTCATTCCGCTCACCACGGCGTGTCGGTACACCTGTACGTACTGTACCTACTACGACGTGCCCGGCGAGGCGTCGCTGCTGTCGCCCGAGGAGGTGCGCGAGCAGTGCCGCATCGGCGCCGACGCGGGCTGTACGGAGGCGCTTTTCACGTTCGGCGACGAGCCGGACGACCGGTACACCGCGGTCCACGAGACGCTCGCCGAGTGGGGGTTCGACTCGATCCATGAGTACCTCTACCGAGCCTGCGAGATCGCCCTGGAGGAGGGGCTGCTCCCGCACTCGAACCCGGGCGACCTGACTGAGTCGCAGTTCGCCGCCCTCCGCGAGGTGAACGCGTCGATGGGCGTCATGCTGGAGACGACCGCCGACGTCGACGCGCACTCGGGCGGCCGCCGGAAGACGCCCGGCCAGCGGCTCAACACGATCCGCGCGGCGGGTCGGCAGGGCGTTCCGTTCACGACCGGAATCCTAGTGGGTATCGGCGAGGGATGGCGGGACCGCGCCGAGAGCCTGCTCGCGATCCGGGCGCTCCACGAGCGCCACGGCCACGTCCAAGAGATAATCGTCCAGAACGTCGTCCCCAACGAGCGCTCCGACTTCCCGAAGCCCGACCTGGACACGATGCGACGGGTCGTCGCGATGGCCCGCGCGGCGCTCCCGCCGGAGGTGTCCGTCCAGGTGCCGCCGAACCTCTCGCCCGCGGCCGAGTTGGTCGACTGCGGTATCGACGATCTCGGCGGGGTCTCGCCGGTGACGGACGACTACATCAATCCCGCGTACGAGTGGCCCGACCTCCGCGGACTCGAAGCCGTGGCGGACGCCGGCGGCGTGCCGCTCCGCGAGCGTCTCCCCACCTACGCCCGATACCTCCGCGATGAGACCCGACCCCCGGGCGTCGACCCCGCGCCCGACCCAGAGGGCCGCGAGGCGTGGACACCCGCGGCGGTCCGAGAGCGGATCGCCGCGGACGACGTTCACGGGCGGCGGCTGCGCGCGGTCGCGCGCGGCGACGGTCCGCTCGCGGTCCAGAGCGACTGA
- a CDS encoding mechanosensitive ion channel family protein: MYFLQIDAITNAVDVAAVATTMIRFVAGFVAVLLLGKLVLIPGFRRVARSRGFDEAVLSLGTNVLNAVVWIAAVAIGFAVAGYGAFLSAFAVFGGAIALAVGFAAQDLLGNFVAGVFILKDKPFGVGDWIEWEGNSGRVEEIDLRVSRVRTFDNELVTVPNGDLANNAVTNPVAYDTLRQKFVFGIGYDDDIGEATDIVVERAEAHEEILDDPAPSVRVVELGDSAVGLQSRWWIDDPDRGDFVRVRSEYVTAVKEAFDDAGIDMPYVHRQLTGSVEVLESVADE; this comes from the coding sequence ATGTACTTTTTACAGATCGACGCGATCACGAACGCGGTCGACGTGGCGGCGGTCGCGACGACGATGATCCGGTTCGTCGCCGGATTCGTGGCCGTGTTGCTGCTCGGGAAGCTCGTGCTGATTCCGGGGTTCCGACGGGTCGCTAGGTCGCGCGGGTTCGACGAGGCGGTGTTGAGCCTCGGGACGAACGTGCTCAACGCCGTCGTCTGGATAGCGGCGGTCGCGATCGGGTTCGCCGTGGCGGGGTACGGCGCGTTCCTCTCGGCGTTCGCCGTCTTCGGCGGCGCTATCGCGCTCGCGGTCGGCTTCGCCGCGCAGGACCTCCTCGGCAACTTCGTCGCCGGCGTGTTCATCCTGAAGGACAAGCCGTTCGGGGTCGGGGACTGGATCGAGTGGGAGGGGAACTCCGGCCGCGTCGAGGAGATCGACCTACGCGTCTCGCGCGTCCGAACCTTCGACAACGAGCTGGTCACCGTGCCGAACGGCGACCTCGCGAACAACGCGGTCACGAACCCCGTCGCCTACGACACGCTCCGACAGAAGTTCGTCTTCGGGATCGGCTACGACGACGACATCGGGGAGGCCACCGACATCGTCGTCGAGAGGGCCGAGGCCCACGAGGAGATCCTCGACGACCCCGCGCCCTCGGTCCGCGTCGTCGAACTGGGCGACTCCGCCGTCGGGCTCCAGTCGCGCTGGTGGATCGACGACCCCGACCGCGGCGACTTCGTCCGCGTCCGATCCGAGTACGTCACCGCGGTGAAGGAGGCGTTCGACGACGCCGGCATCGACATGCCGTACGTCCACCGGCAGCTCACCGGCAGCGTCGAGGTCCTCGAATCGGTCGCGGACGAGTAG
- a CDS encoding MATE family efflux transporter has translation MLSRLRNGVARVAEAVAGALHRAGVIDRSRLDETMGLAWPRIVTGFAIMSKNTVDLAVIGYAVGVSAVAGLGFAFAYWQLAKFVSIGLAGGTVSLVSQNYGGDEPGRAGLVVKQSLIVAALLVAPIAAGYVLGAERLIALVGGDGAALSAGTTYLTVTAPALAFEFFNMIASRTYAGVGDTRTPMVARAGGALLNVILTGWLVLGAGLGVFGAAFGTAVSIAAVGLVLAWGMSGRSYFGRGASPVPVGRSGPWFDVDLSRQLLRVSAPLIARRVAQGVVVFPLLWIASSFGETVVAALEVGRRVRALLGSFSWGFSIAASTLVGQRLGSGEESLATAHGRDVIALSAVVYVLASLGVILAARPIAGVFVDDPAAVGATAAFVVATAVSAVPLGVDGSVTGSLRGAGDTRWPFAASMVGLYAFALPVALVGLATPLGVGGLYAALVFEKLVPAVLNGYRFRSNRWQAVSRQYRPDAGDAEEELG, from the coding sequence ATGTTATCTCGGCTCCGAAACGGCGTCGCCCGCGTCGCCGAGGCGGTCGCGGGCGCGCTCCACCGGGCCGGCGTCATCGACCGGTCGCGGCTCGACGAGACGATGGGGCTCGCGTGGCCCCGGATCGTCACCGGCTTCGCGATCATGTCGAAAAACACCGTAGACTTGGCGGTGATCGGCTACGCCGTCGGGGTGTCGGCGGTGGCGGGGCTGGGGTTCGCGTTCGCGTACTGGCAGCTCGCGAAGTTCGTCTCTATCGGACTCGCCGGCGGCACCGTCTCGCTCGTGTCCCAGAACTACGGCGGCGACGAGCCCGGGCGGGCCGGACTCGTCGTCAAGCAGTCGCTGATCGTGGCGGCGCTGCTCGTCGCGCCGATCGCCGCGGGGTACGTCCTCGGGGCGGAGCGGCTGATCGCCCTGGTGGGCGGCGACGGCGCGGCGCTGTCCGCGGGGACCACCTACCTCACTGTCACGGCGCCCGCGCTCGCCTTCGAGTTCTTCAACATGATCGCGAGCCGGACGTACGCCGGCGTCGGCGATACCCGCACGCCGATGGTCGCGCGCGCCGGCGGCGCGCTGTTGAACGTCATCCTCACCGGCTGGCTCGTCCTCGGCGCCGGCCTCGGCGTGTTCGGCGCCGCGTTCGGTACTGCGGTCTCTATCGCTGCCGTCGGTCTCGTCCTCGCGTGGGGGATGTCCGGGCGGTCGTACTTCGGTCGCGGCGCGTCGCCCGTTCCCGTCGGGCGCTCCGGACCGTGGTTCGACGTCGACCTCTCCCGGCAGCTCCTCCGGGTGTCCGCGCCGCTCATTGCGCGCCGAGTCGCTCAGGGGGTCGTCGTGTTCCCGCTCCTGTGGATCGCGTCGTCGTTCGGTGAGACGGTCGTCGCCGCGCTGGAGGTCGGCCGCCGGGTGAGAGCCCTGCTCGGCAGCTTCAGCTGGGGCTTCTCGATCGCCGCGAGCACGCTCGTCGGCCAGCGGCTCGGCTCCGGCGAGGAATCGCTCGCAACCGCCCACGGCCGCGACGTGATCGCGCTGTCGGCGGTCGTCTACGTCCTCGCGTCGCTCGGCGTAATCCTCGCCGCGAGGCCGATCGCGGGCGTCTTCGTCGACGACCCGGCCGCCGTGGGGGCGACCGCGGCGTTCGTCGTCGCGACCGCGGTCTCCGCGGTCCCGCTCGGTGTCGACGGCTCCGTCACGGGGTCGCTCCGCGGCGCGGGCGACACGCGCTGGCCGTTCGCGGCCTCGATGGTCGGCCTGTACGCGTTCGCGCTCCCGGTCGCGCTCGTCGGGCTCGCGACGCCGCTCGGCGTCGGCGGCCTCTACGCGGCGCTCGTGTTCGAGAAGCTCGTCCCGGCGGTCCTGAACGGCTACCGGTTCCGCTCGAACCGGTGGCAGGCCGTCAGCCGGCAGTATCGGCCCGATGCGGGCGACGCAGAGGAAGAGCTCGGCTGA
- the thiE gene encoding thiamine phosphate synthase: protein MNINEWQTYLVTAASRSAGRTTPDVVAAALDGGIDVVQLRDKGTSARERYETGLRLRELTAEAGTPLVVNDRIDLAAAVDADGVHLGRSDLPVAVARERLGESAVVGVSASTVDEAREAEAAGADYLGVGAVYGTDSKDVPDEQNGIGTDRIAAVAEAVGVPVIGIGGIDASNAGPVIDAGATGVAALSAITAAPDPTEATAALGEGVSDV, encoded by the coding sequence GTGAATATCAACGAGTGGCAGACATACCTCGTCACGGCGGCGAGCCGGTCCGCGGGCCGGACGACCCCGGATGTCGTCGCGGCCGCGCTCGACGGGGGGATCGACGTCGTCCAGCTCCGCGACAAGGGAACCTCCGCGCGGGAGCGGTACGAGACCGGGCTCCGGCTCCGCGAACTGACGGCCGAGGCGGGCACGCCGCTCGTCGTCAACGACCGGATCGACCTCGCGGCTGCGGTCGACGCCGACGGCGTCCACCTCGGTCGGTCGGACCTGCCGGTCGCGGTCGCCCGCGAGCGGCTGGGCGAGTCGGCGGTCGTCGGCGTCTCCGCGTCGACGGTCGACGAGGCGCGCGAGGCCGAGGCGGCGGGTGCGGACTACCTCGGGGTCGGAGCCGTCTACGGGACGGACTCGAAGGACGTGCCCGACGAACAGAACGGGATCGGCACCGACCGGATCGCCGCGGTCGCCGAGGCGGTCGGGGTCCCGGTGATCGGGATCGGCGGCATCGACGCGAGCAACGCGGGACCGGTTATCGATGCGGGCGCGACCGGCGTGGCGGCGCTGTCGGCGATCACGGCCGCGCCGGACCCGACGGAAGCGACCGCGGCGCTCGGGGAGGGGGTCTCGGATGTCTGA
- the thiM gene encoding hydroxyethylthiazole kinase: MSDGRDPLADFGADRLRRALSAVGEAEPLVHHLTNAVTTSETANVTLHWGGLPVMADAPAEAGDMAAGADAVVINTGTASRPDVDAMVDAGRRANEADVPVVLDPVGYGATPHRVESVGRLLDAVAFDVIKGNAGEVRGLAGEEATVRGVESVGEESGVAAAAEALADETGAVVVASGAADVVADAERGTHELAVGHERMGSFVGSGCMLASTLGTVTALTRRADAPVATTVEAALVATVAYGLAGERAAATEPDGPASYRTAFTDAVAATAADPPDAGVADRVSET; this comes from the coding sequence ATGTCTGACGGGCGCGACCCGCTCGCCGACTTCGGCGCTGACCGCCTCCGCCGGGCGCTGTCCGCGGTCGGCGAGGCCGAGCCCCTCGTCCACCACCTCACGAACGCCGTGACGACGAGCGAGACGGCGAACGTCACACTCCACTGGGGCGGGCTTCCGGTGATGGCCGACGCGCCGGCCGAGGCGGGCGACATGGCGGCCGGAGCCGACGCCGTCGTGATAAACACCGGGACGGCGAGCCGACCCGACGTCGACGCCATGGTCGACGCCGGGCGTCGGGCGAACGAGGCCGACGTCCCCGTCGTCCTCGACCCGGTCGGCTACGGCGCGACGCCGCACCGAGTGGAATCGGTCGGCCGGCTCCTCGACGCGGTCGCGTTCGACGTGATCAAGGGCAACGCCGGGGAGGTCCGCGGACTCGCGGGCGAGGAGGCGACGGTCAGGGGCGTCGAGTCCGTGGGCGAGGAGTCAGGCGTCGCGGCCGCCGCCGAGGCGTTGGCGGACGAGACCGGTGCCGTCGTCGTGGCGTCCGGCGCCGCGGACGTCGTCGCCGACGCGGAGCGGGGCACGCACGAACTCGCCGTCGGCCACGAGCGGATGGGGTCGTTCGTCGGCTCGGGCTGTATGCTCGCCAGCACGCTCGGGACGGTGACTGCGCTGACCCGGCGAGCGGACGCTCCGGTCGCGACGACGGTGGAGGCGGCGCTCGTCGCGACGGTGGCGTACGGACTGGCGGGCGAGCGCGCGGCCGCGACGGAGCCGGACGGCCCGGCGAGCTACCGGACCGCGTTCACGGACGCGGTGGCGGCGACGGCGGCCGACCCGCCGGACGCGGGCGTCGCCGACCGCGTGTCCGAGACCTGA
- a CDS encoding SDR family oxidoreductase encodes MDLTVAITGATSGIGRAVAEAFVDEGAFVAVSGRDGDAVDRTVAALNGEGSDEGVDTGGDDSEAGDETPSEEADGAAERGTAWGDRVDVRDEFDLERFFERVAREAGPVDVVFANAAVFHGAPGDSPTTELTYADYDDTMRTNARGVFATITEAVPHLADEARFLVPSGAVAAESKPGMGAYAVSKAAAEAVARGFAADLDATVGVVDPGLVATDLTGKERARDPESVAPLFVWAATEAPAEDLNGERIGLREWKTATR; translated from the coding sequence ATGGATCTGACGGTCGCGATCACCGGGGCAACGAGCGGGATCGGACGGGCCGTCGCCGAGGCGTTCGTCGACGAGGGGGCGTTCGTCGCCGTCTCCGGACGCGACGGCGACGCCGTCGATCGGACCGTCGCCGCGCTGAACGGTGAGGGGAGCGACGAGGGGGTCGACACCGGCGGCGACGACTCGGAGGCCGGCGACGAGACCCCGAGCGAGGAGGCCGACGGCGCCGCCGAGCGCGGCACCGCCTGGGGCGACCGCGTCGACGTGCGCGACGAGTTCGACCTCGAACGCTTCTTCGAGCGCGTCGCCCGCGAGGCCGGCCCGGTCGACGTCGTGTTCGCGAACGCCGCCGTCTTCCACGGCGCGCCGGGCGACAGCCCGACGACCGAACTGACGTACGCCGACTACGACGACACGATGCGGACGAACGCGCGCGGCGTGTTCGCGACGATAACGGAGGCGGTCCCCCACCTCGCGGACGAGGCGCGCTTCCTCGTCCCGTCGGGCGCGGTCGCGGCCGAGTCGAAGCCGGGAATGGGCGCGTACGCGGTCTCGAAGGCCGCGGCGGAGGCGGTCGCGCGCGGCTTCGCCGCCGACCTCGACGCGACCGTCGGCGTCGTCGACCCGGGCCTCGTCGCCACCGACCTCACCGGCAAGGAGCGCGCCCGCGACCCCGAGAGCGTCGCGCCGCTGTTCGTCTGGGCCGCCACGGAAGCGCCGGCAGAGGACCTCAACGGAGAGCGAATCGGCCTGCGGGAGTGGAAGACGGCGACGCGGTAG
- a CDS encoding NAD(P)/FAD-dependent oxidoreductase, whose translation MDVVPDIDGVAGESIVVIGGGFGGLSTACYLADAGADVTLLEKNEQLGGRASRLEVDGFQFDMGPSWYLMPDVFERFFDHFGRSPDEFYELERLDPHYRVFWKDGDKVDVLPDREENREIFESYEPGAGEAFDAYLEESKRTYEIGMEHFVYEDRPRLRDYVDTDVMRYSWGLSLLGKMQGHVEDYFDHPKLQQLMQYTLVFLGGSPTNTPALYNLMSHVDYNMGVYYPDGGVGAVVDGIVELAEDLGVEFVTDAEVTAIEGRYGAFAVDTENDERYLADRVVSDADYAHTEQALLPERKRQYTEEYWESRTYAPSAFLLYLGVEGDVPNLEHHTLVLPTDWSGHFEQIFDDPEWPDDPAYYLCVPSKTDDTVAPEGHSNLFALVPIAPGLEDTPELRNRYRDLVIDDIAENTDTDLRGRIVVEETFSVDDFADRYNSYAGSALGLAHTLTQTSLLRPGHVSDAVDGLYFTGSTTTPGIGVPMCLISGQLTAEAMADDDV comes from the coding sequence ATGGATGTGGTCCCGGACATCGACGGCGTTGCCGGCGAGTCAATCGTCGTTATCGGCGGCGGATTCGGCGGACTCTCGACGGCCTGCTACCTCGCGGACGCCGGCGCGGACGTCACTCTCTTGGAGAAGAACGAGCAGCTCGGCGGTCGCGCCAGCCGGCTCGAAGTCGACGGCTTCCAGTTCGACATGGGGCCGTCGTGGTACCTGATGCCGGACGTCTTCGAGCGGTTCTTCGACCACTTCGGCCGGTCTCCGGACGAGTTCTACGAGTTGGAACGGCTCGACCCGCACTACCGGGTGTTCTGGAAGGACGGCGACAAGGTCGACGTGCTCCCGGACCGCGAGGAGAACAGGGAGATATTCGAGTCGTACGAGCCGGGCGCGGGCGAGGCGTTCGACGCCTATCTGGAGGAGTCGAAGCGGACCTACGAGATCGGGATGGAACACTTCGTGTACGAGGACCGCCCGCGGCTGCGCGACTACGTCGACACCGACGTGATGCGATACTCGTGGGGCCTCTCGCTGCTCGGCAAGATGCAGGGGCACGTAGAGGACTACTTCGACCACCCGAAGCTCCAGCAGCTGATGCAGTACACGCTCGTGTTCCTCGGCGGCTCACCGACGAACACGCCGGCGCTGTACAACCTGATGAGCCACGTCGACTACAACATGGGCGTCTACTACCCTGACGGTGGGGTCGGTGCGGTCGTCGACGGCATCGTCGAACTCGCGGAGGACCTCGGCGTCGAGTTCGTCACGGACGCCGAGGTCACGGCAATCGAGGGTCGCTACGGCGCGTTCGCTGTCGACACCGAGAACGACGAGCGCTACCTCGCGGACCGGGTCGTCTCCGACGCCGACTACGCGCACACCGAACAGGCGCTGCTCCCGGAGCGGAAACGGCAGTACACCGAGGAGTACTGGGAGTCGCGGACGTACGCTCCCTCCGCGTTCCTGCTGTACCTCGGCGTCGAGGGCGACGTGCCGAACCTCGAACACCACACGCTCGTCCTCCCGACCGACTGGAGCGGGCACTTCGAACAGATCTTCGACGACCCCGAGTGGCCCGACGACCCCGCGTATTACCTCTGTGTCCCCTCGAAGACCGACGACACGGTCGCGCCCGAGGGCCACAGCAACCTCTTCGCCTTGGTGCCGATCGCACCCGGGCTGGAGGACACCCCGGAGCTCCGCAACCGGTACCGCGACCTCGTGATCGACGATATCGCCGAGAACACCGACACCGACCTCCGGGGGCGGATCGTCGTCGAGGAGACGTTCTCCGTCGACGACTTCGCGGACCGGTACAACAGCTACGCGGGCAGCGCGCTCGGGCTGGCACACACGCTCACGCAGACCTCGCTTTTGCGCCCGGGGCACGTCTCCGACGCGGTCGACGGGCTCTACTTCACGGGGTCGACGACGACGCCCGGTATCGGCGTCCCGATGTGTCTCATCAGCGGCCAGCTGACCGCGGAGGCGATGGCCGACGACGACGTGTGA
- a CDS encoding prenyltransferase, with protein sequence MTEAVSDQHRSTTDDRGQSAGSGRDGLRYLLVLSRPRFWLYLAGPVAVGVTYGIGDVSGLFTPVTVALAAYFLVPANVFLYGVNDVFDADIDELNPKKESREARWRGSRAVVAAVVAAGALGLATLAVTPRVAWPYLLGFLALAVGYSAPPARFKTTPFLDSLSNGLYALPGAAAYATVAGAHPPLAALVGAWLWTMGMHTFSAIPDIEPDRAAGIDTTATLLGAARTYAYCFAAWTAAAAAFWLVDPRLGALLGVYPIFVAWVARSSVSVDRAYWWFPALNTVVGTLLSMGGLWRVYPLWEALP encoded by the coding sequence GTGACCGAGGCCGTGAGCGACCAACACCGATCCACCACGGACGACCGAGGGCAGTCAGCCGGGAGCGGCCGCGACGGTCTCCGGTACCTGCTCGTCTTGTCGCGGCCGCGCTTCTGGCTGTACCTCGCCGGGCCGGTCGCGGTCGGCGTCACCTACGGTATCGGTGACGTGAGCGGGCTGTTCACGCCTGTCACGGTCGCGCTCGCGGCGTACTTCCTCGTCCCCGCGAACGTCTTCCTCTACGGCGTCAACGACGTGTTCGACGCCGACATCGACGAGCTGAATCCAAAAAAGGAGAGCCGAGAGGCCCGCTGGCGAGGGAGCAGAGCGGTGGTCGCCGCAGTCGTCGCCGCCGGCGCGCTCGGGCTCGCGACGCTCGCGGTCACGCCTCGGGTCGCGTGGCCGTACCTGCTCGGGTTCCTCGCCCTGGCGGTCGGGTACAGCGCGCCGCCCGCGCGTTTCAAGACGACGCCCTTCCTCGACTCGCTGTCGAACGGGCTGTACGCCCTCCCCGGCGCGGCGGCGTACGCGACGGTCGCGGGCGCGCACCCGCCGCTCGCGGCGCTCGTCGGCGCGTGGCTCTGGACGATGGGGATGCACACGTTCTCCGCGATCCCGGACATCGAGCCGGACCGAGCCGCGGGGATCGACACGACCGCGACGCTGCTCGGGGCGGCGCGCACGTACGCCTACTGCTTCGCGGCGTGGACCGCTGCCGCCGCCGCGTTCTGGCTCGTCGACCCTCGGCTCGGCGCCCTGCTCGGCGTGTACCCGATCTTCGTCGCGTGGGTGGCGCGTTCGTCGGTCTCGGTCGACCGGGCGTACTGGTGGTTCCCGGCGCTGAACACCGTCGTCGGCACGCTGCTGTCGATGGGCGGTCTCTGGCGGGTGTACCCGCTCTGGGAGGCGCTGCCGTGA
- the cruF gene encoding bisanhydrobacterioruberin hydratase produces the protein MSDGDAGAPPEGGTAGSGSADGASAASTASGLDGLRERVPDTRREAEALLDRLVRENRFTIAVVFPLVGAIALVGSAEGWVPEPYAFHPWFVLFGVIVMRSPLVVGLLPTVDRRALGWIGVLTAYTYLIEGVGVATGWPYGQFAYIVDLGPMLAGVPVALPVFFIPLVTNAYLLCLLLLGPRADSMWVRLATVIPTVVAMDVVLDPGAVALGFWNFGGGAFYGVPLSNYAGWVLSAVVAVVTLDRAFSAAEIRERLRDCEFMLDDMVSFVILWGSINVWFGNLLPAAVAAAFGVGLVRADRFDARLFTEWRR, from the coding sequence GTGAGCGACGGCGACGCCGGGGCGCCGCCGGAGGGCGGCACGGCCGGGAGCGGATCGGCCGACGGCGCGTCCGCCGCCTCGACCGCCTCGGGACTCGACGGACTCCGCGAGCGCGTGCCCGACACCCGCCGCGAGGCCGAGGCGCTCCTCGACCGACTCGTCCGCGAGAACCGGTTCACCATCGCGGTCGTGTTCCCGCTCGTCGGGGCGATCGCGCTCGTCGGCAGCGCCGAGGGGTGGGTGCCCGAGCCGTACGCCTTCCACCCGTGGTTCGTGCTGTTCGGCGTGATCGTGATGCGGTCGCCGCTCGTCGTCGGGCTGCTGCCGACGGTCGACCGCCGCGCGCTCGGCTGGATCGGCGTCCTGACCGCGTACACGTACCTGATCGAGGGCGTCGGCGTGGCCACCGGCTGGCCGTACGGCCAGTTCGCGTACATCGTCGACCTCGGGCCGATGCTCGCCGGCGTGCCGGTCGCGCTCCCCGTCTTCTTCATCCCGCTCGTGACGAACGCCTACCTGCTGTGTCTGCTCCTGCTCGGCCCGCGGGCGGACTCGATGTGGGTCCGGTTGGCGACGGTGATCCCGACCGTCGTCGCGATGGACGTCGTGTTGGACCCCGGAGCGGTCGCGCTCGGGTTCTGGAACTTCGGCGGCGGCGCGTTCTACGGGGTCCCGCTCTCGAACTACGCCGGGTGGGTGCTGTCGGCGGTCGTCGCGGTCGTCACGCTCGATCGGGCGTTCTCGGCGGCAGAGATTCGGGAGCGCCTCCGCGACTGCGAGTTCATGCTCGACGACATGGTGAGCTTCGTGATCCTCTGGGGTTCGATCAACGTCTGGTTCGGAAACCTCCTGCCCGCGGCGGTCGCGGCCGCGTTCGGCGTCGGGCTGGTCCGCGCCGACCGGTTCGACGCGCGCCTGTTCACCGAGTGGCGACGGTAG
- a CDS encoding diadenylate cyclase encodes MSDLAIAYDDHERVREVVDRLIYCAEGVSVSFDGYDEAHVKGPGLYFAVIGDSDYGAYADPMGDNRWPRDDCPSVFDEDAFAAAAESVSVARDGGVVVAVDGEVETQMVRFRDLGTRAEESDLVDDVSYEPWMGSRHMSAIETSVRPEVVATVTLSEETGRVSVFRDGEADSTGREAIGGRWRVE; translated from the coding sequence ATGAGCGATCTCGCGATCGCGTACGACGACCACGAGCGGGTGCGCGAGGTCGTCGACCGGCTCATCTACTGCGCCGAAGGCGTCAGCGTCTCCTTCGACGGGTACGACGAGGCCCACGTGAAGGGACCGGGGCTGTACTTCGCCGTCATCGGTGACAGCGACTACGGCGCGTACGCGGACCCGATGGGAGACAACCGCTGGCCGCGCGACGACTGTCCGTCCGTCTTCGACGAGGACGCGTTCGCGGCCGCCGCCGAGTCGGTGAGCGTCGCGCGGGACGGCGGCGTCGTCGTCGCGGTCGACGGCGAGGTCGAGACCCAGATGGTCCGGTTCCGCGACCTGGGCACCCGCGCCGAGGAGTCGGACCTCGTCGACGACGTGAGCTACGAGCCGTGGATGGGGTCGCGCCACATGAGCGCGATCGAGACCTCGGTCCGCCCCGAGGTCGTCGCGACGGTGACGCTGAGCGAGGAGACCGGCCGTGTCAGCGTCTTCCGCGACGGCGAGGCGGACAGCACGGGGCGCGAGGCGATCGGCGGCCGCTGGCGCGTCGAGTAG